A stretch of the Lottiidibacillus patelloidae genome encodes the following:
- a CDS encoding pro-sigmaK processing inhibitor BofA family protein: protein MTPIMIIAFITGAIFLFLSIGTSFKPLHFIGQGLVKVVIGALFLFFVNVFGVPFDIHIPINIITAAVSGILGLPGIGALIAIKFFIM, encoded by the coding sequence TTGACACCGATAATGATTATTGCGTTTATCACAGGGGCGATTTTCTTATTTTTAAGTATAGGAACTTCATTTAAGCCATTGCATTTTATAGGACAAGGTCTGGTGAAGGTAGTAATAGGAGCTTTATTTTTATTTTTCGTAAATGTATTTGGAGTACCATTTGATATCCATATTCCAATAAATATAATTACTGCTGCGGTTTCCGGTATATTAGGGTTACCTGGAATAGGAGCATTGATTGCTATTAAATTTTTCATTATGTAA
- a CDS encoding YaaL family protein yields MFFRRNKLKKQYDNQLIETVSEIKKEYYQKKRILEQSIEPSQSILMEYKILEAKYFFYIKQLKVRKIRTEKLL; encoded by the coding sequence TTGTTCTTTAGACGTAATAAGTTAAAGAAACAATACGATAATCAGTTAATTGAAACTGTTAGTGAGATAAAAAAAGAATATTACCAAAAGAAACGAATCTTAGAACAAAGCATAGAACCTTCTCAGAGTATCTTGATGGAATATAAAATTTTAGAAGCTAAGTATTTCTTCTATATAAAACAATTAAAAGTAAGAAAGATTAGAACAGAGAAACTTTTATAA
- the recR gene encoding recombination mediator RecR: MQYPEPIAKLIDSFMKLPGIGPKTAVRLAFYVLSMKEDDVLDFAKALVNAKRNLTHCSICGNITDQDPCSICMDKHRDESLICVVQDPKDVIAMEKMKEFRGKYHVLHGAISPMDGIGPEDINIADLIKRLQDDQVKEIILATNPNIEGEATAMYISRLVKPSGIRITRIAHGLPVGGDLEYADEVTLSRALEGRREL; this comes from the coding sequence ATGCAATATCCAGAGCCGATAGCCAAACTAATAGATAGCTTTATGAAACTTCCGGGAATAGGGCCGAAAACTGCAGTCCGTCTCGCATTTTATGTTTTAAGTATGAAAGAGGATGATGTTTTAGACTTTGCTAAGGCATTAGTTAATGCAAAGCGTAATTTAACGCATTGTTCTATTTGTGGCAACATAACGGACCAAGATCCATGCTCAATTTGTATGGATAAACATAGGGATGAATCGTTAATATGTGTCGTCCAAGATCCAAAAGATGTTATAGCAATGGAAAAAATGAAAGAATTTCGCGGAAAGTACCATGTCTTACATGGAGCAATTTCACCAATGGATGGTATTGGTCCAGAAGACATTAATATTGCAGACTTAATTAAACGTTTGCAAGATGATCAAGTAAAAGAGATTATATTAGCTACCAATCCAAATATTGAGGGAGAAGCTACTGCTATGTATATATCACGCCTAGTAAAGCCGAGTGGAATTAGAATTACAAGAATAGCACATGGGCTACCGGTAGGTGGAGATTTAGAATATGCTGATGAAGTAACTCTTTCAAGAGCTTTAGAAGGGCGCAGGGAGCTTTAA
- a CDS encoding YbaB/EbfC family nucleoid-associated protein translates to MRGGMGNMGNMMKKMQKMQKEMAKAQEELKDKTVEATAGGGMVTVIANGHKEIMEVIIKEDVVDPEDVEMLQDLVLAATNEALKQVDEMVNASMGKFTQGMNMPGLF, encoded by the coding sequence GTGCGTGGTGGCATGGGAAATATGGGTAACATGATGAAAAAAATGCAAAAAATGCAAAAAGAAATGGCTAAAGCTCAAGAAGAGTTAAAAGATAAAACTGTTGAGGCTACAGCTGGTGGCGGAATGGTAACAGTTATTGCAAATGGCCATAAAGAAATTATGGAAGTTATAATTAAAGAAGATGTAGTAGATCCTGAAGATGTAGAAATGCTACAAGACTTAGTATTAGCTGCGACAAATGAAGCGCTGAAACAAGTTGATGAAATGGTAAACGCAAGCATGGGTAAATTTACTCAAGGGATGAATATGCCTGGTTTATTCTAA